The proteins below come from a single Chryseobacterium sp. MA9 genomic window:
- a CDS encoding beta-carotene 15,15'-monooxygenase: MSEFNEFDQQGSVPNRDTGSIISHAFEMYKGVFGYGIVAMIIYLVGGSVIQMLTGFDSASIVEDMKSSGGDFNYWSAPGLPLYMGASSLFGLLLSPLYVGLIYMVNKYNTKSPIEFSDLFIGYRQNFVNILIYSLLSGIISSIALALCVLPIIFVYPFLLLGYPILLFENASATEALGKSFNIAKENYGIFLLTGFLGFLISIAGVILCGIGVILTAPFIMIVMYSTYCAFLGKPRQIVYSK; encoded by the coding sequence ATGTCTGAATTTAACGAATTTGATCAGCAAGGCTCTGTACCTAACAGAGATACGGGGTCTATTATTTCTCATGCCTTTGAAATGTATAAAGGTGTTTTCGGTTACGGAATCGTAGCAATGATTATTTATCTGGTTGGAGGGTCTGTTATTCAGATGCTTACCGGATTTGACTCTGCTTCCATTGTAGAAGATATGAAATCTTCCGGAGGTGACTTCAATTATTGGAGTGCTCCGGGACTTCCTTTGTATATGGGAGCTTCCAGTCTTTTCGGTCTCTTATTATCTCCTCTGTATGTAGGATTGATCTACATGGTGAATAAATATAATACCAAAAGTCCTATTGAGTTTTCTGATCTATTCATCGGGTACCGTCAGAATTTTGTGAATATATTGATTTACAGTCTTCTATCAGGAATTATTTCTTCAATTGCTCTTGCATTGTGTGTACTGCCTATTATTTTTGTATATCCTTTCCTTTTATTAGGGTATCCTATTCTGTTATTTGAAAATGCTTCAGCTACCGAGGCTTTAGGGAAATCTTTCAATATTGCTAAAGAAAATTATGGAATTTTCTTACTAACCGGATTCTTAGGATTCCTGATCTCTATTGCAGGGGTTATTCTTTGCGGAATTGGAGTGATCTTAACCGCTCCGTTTATTATGATTGTAATGTACTCTACTTATTGTGCTTTCTTAGGAAAACCAAGACAAATTGTGTACAGTAAATAA
- a CDS encoding aminodeoxychorismate synthase component I: MFSVNHQKFMEMDELSLQKVPYFFVIDFLSENVEIYKEHEIEKAGLIIDFQGFSNKKEAHALDKKVVWKSFPETLESFKIGFDKVQKNIRLGNSYLVNYTRKTKIETNLTLEEIFYHSNAKYKVFYKDFFVFFSPETFVKIIDGKIFTYPMKGTIDASIENAAEILKNDKKEKAEHYTVVDLLRNDLSMVADDVKVDQFQHIDFIKTQQKDLYAMSSEISGIIKTEFDGKTGSIMQKLLPAGSILGAPKPKTLEIILDAEGYERGYYTGVCGWFDGKNVDSCVMIRFIEKEGDQLYFKSGGGITHMSKLEDEYQEMKNKIYVPIH; encoded by the coding sequence ATGTTTTCAGTGAATCATCAAAAATTTATGGAAATGGACGAGCTTTCTCTTCAGAAGGTTCCCTATTTTTTCGTAATCGATTTTCTCTCGGAGAATGTCGAAATATACAAAGAACATGAAATTGAAAAAGCAGGTTTAATTATTGATTTTCAGGGGTTTTCAAACAAAAAAGAAGCACATGCGTTAGATAAAAAAGTAGTCTGGAAATCGTTTCCTGAAACGTTGGAAAGCTTTAAAATCGGATTTGATAAAGTTCAGAAAAATATTCGTTTGGGAAACTCTTATTTAGTAAACTATACTAGAAAAACAAAGATAGAGACAAATTTAACCTTGGAAGAAATTTTTTATCATTCAAATGCGAAGTATAAAGTTTTTTATAAAGATTTTTTTGTATTTTTTTCTCCTGAAACTTTTGTAAAGATCATTGACGGAAAAATTTTCACTTATCCTATGAAAGGTACGATTGATGCTTCCATTGAAAATGCAGCAGAAATACTGAAGAATGATAAAAAGGAAAAAGCAGAACATTACACCGTAGTAGATCTGCTCCGTAATGATCTGAGTATGGTGGCTGATGATGTAAAAGTGGATCAGTTCCAGCATATTGATTTCATCAAAACCCAGCAAAAGGATTTGTATGCAATGAGTTCTGAAATTTCAGGTATAATAAAAACTGAATTTGATGGAAAAACAGGAAGTATCATGCAGAAGCTTCTTCCTGCAGGCTCTATTTTAGGAGCTCCCAAGCCTAAAACACTGGAAATAATTCTGGATGCAGAAGGTTATGAAAGAGGATATTACACGGGCGTTTGCGGTTGGTTTGACGGCAAGAATGTAGACAGCTGTGTAATGATACGCTTTATAGAAAAAGAAGGAGACCAACTTTATTTCAAAAGCGGAGGCGGTATAACGCACATGAGTAAATTAGAAGACGAATATCAGGAAATGAAAAATAAAATCTATGTCCCAATTCATTGA
- a CDS encoding aminotransferase class IV: protein MSQFIESIKVEDQEIFLLDLHQKRVNQTFSHFGKEDSIDLAKIYKNLQHDEDGLFKLRISYDLDKRIRTQMIPYAIPEIQNFKLVENNSFDYSFKFEDRKELDKMKMKSKAEEIIIVKNNHITDTSFSNLLFLKGKDWFTPATYLLNGVQRQHLLKHKKIKEAEITLQNIKQFTHFQIINALNDFDDMFIYPIDRIINLPGNEEYLDL from the coding sequence ATGTCCCAATTCATTGAAAGCATTAAAGTAGAAGATCAGGAGATTTTTCTATTAGATCTACACCAGAAACGTGTCAACCAAACATTCTCCCATTTCGGGAAAGAAGACTCCATTGATCTGGCCAAGATCTATAAAAATCTGCAGCATGATGAGGATGGTCTTTTCAAACTAAGAATATCTTATGATCTCGACAAAAGAATCAGGACACAGATGATTCCTTACGCTATTCCTGAGATTCAGAATTTCAAGCTGGTAGAAAACAACAGTTTTGATTACTCATTCAAGTTTGAAGACCGTAAAGAGTTGGATAAAATGAAGATGAAATCCAAAGCAGAAGAAATTATCATCGTTAAAAATAATCATATCACCGACACCTCTTTTTCCAACCTTTTATTTTTAAAAGGGAAAGACTGGTTTACTCCAGCTACCTATTTGCTGAACGGAGTACAAAGGCAGCATCTTTTAAAGCATAAAAAGATCAAAGAAGCGGAAATCACTTTGCAAAATATAAAGCAATTCACCCATTTCCAGATCATTAATGCATTGAATGATTTTGATGATATGTTCATCTATCCTATCGACAGAATTATCAATCTGCCGGGGAATGAAGAATATCTTGATCTTTAA
- the menD gene encoding 2-succinyl-5-enolpyruvyl-6-hydroxy-3-cyclohexene-1-carboxylic-acid synthase — translation MKKYSSKRSIQILAHLLQQYGIADIVISPGSRNAPLAIHFSEIDSFNCYSIVDERSAAFVAMGMAKSEKKPVAITCTSGSAVVNYYPAVTEAFYQNIPLLVLTADRPTDFVDLFDGQTIRQKDVFHQHSYGDFQLLEDSKEHAEDINFDIIKKAIELCFEKQGPVHINIPLEEPLYELVSELPTFPTVEKTIKHKEYEIPSNLVAEWHTSQRIMLLVGTRDYSPELENQLTQLVKNHSVIVLSEANSNLHHEKFFKHIDRYIFNFTEEDYKTYAPDLLITVGQNVVSKKVKQFLRSARPKQHWHLDEVWQPDTYFSLTEKIEVKPEVFFSKLLKFINLEPRPYFNLWDVLRDKKDAKHEQFLNTIDFSDFYFFNKASQTIPENYNIHFSNSSGIRYAQLFDFGKRKMYCNRGTSGIDGSTSTAMGFAIKNENPTLLITGDLSFFYDINGLWNQYIPPFVRIMIFNNGEGNIFKIIPGPGNANPNTLDEFIATKHRKNAESLAKHFGFSYVKVEDEITLDRVLENFFKPDAKPKILEVNTHGKNSADVLKSYFEFMK, via the coding sequence ATGAAAAAATATTCTTCTAAGAGAAGTATCCAAATACTTGCACATCTTCTTCAACAGTACGGAATTGCTGATATCGTAATTTCTCCGGGGTCAAGAAATGCTCCTTTGGCCATTCATTTTTCGGAGATAGATAGTTTTAACTGTTACAGTATTGTAGACGAAAGAAGTGCTGCTTTTGTAGCAATGGGAATGGCGAAAAGCGAGAAAAAACCGGTTGCAATTACCTGCACAAGCGGATCTGCAGTTGTGAACTACTATCCCGCTGTTACTGAGGCTTTTTATCAGAATATTCCACTATTGGTACTTACTGCCGACAGACCCACCGATTTTGTTGATCTGTTCGATGGACAGACGATAAGACAGAAGGATGTTTTTCATCAGCATTCCTATGGTGACTTCCAGCTTTTGGAAGACAGTAAGGAACATGCAGAAGATATTAATTTCGATATCATTAAAAAAGCCATTGAACTTTGCTTTGAAAAGCAGGGGCCGGTGCATATTAATATTCCTTTGGAAGAGCCTTTGTATGAGCTTGTTTCGGAACTTCCTACTTTTCCTACTGTAGAAAAAACAATTAAGCATAAAGAATATGAAATCCCTTCAAATCTGGTTGCAGAATGGCATACTTCACAAAGAATTATGCTTTTGGTAGGAACAAGGGATTACAGCCCCGAATTGGAAAATCAATTGACACAATTGGTGAAAAACCATTCTGTTATTGTTTTAAGTGAAGCCAATTCAAACCTGCATCACGAGAAGTTTTTCAAACATATAGACCGTTATATTTTTAACTTTACCGAGGAAGACTATAAAACGTATGCTCCTGACCTGTTGATTACGGTGGGGCAGAATGTAGTTTCCAAAAAAGTAAAACAGTTCCTGAGAAGTGCCCGTCCAAAGCAGCACTGGCATCTGGATGAAGTATGGCAGCCGGATACTTATTTCTCACTGACAGAAAAAATTGAAGTTAAGCCTGAAGTTTTCTTCTCAAAATTGTTGAAATTTATCAATCTGGAACCTAGACCTTATTTTAACCTTTGGGACGTTTTAAGGGATAAAAAAGATGCTAAACACGAGCAGTTTTTAAATACGATTGATTTCTCAGATTTTTATTTCTTCAATAAAGCTTCACAGACGATTCCTGAAAATTATAATATTCATTTCAGTAACTCCTCTGGGATCAGATATGCACAGCTGTTTGATTTTGGAAAACGAAAAATGTACTGTAACAGAGGAACCAGCGGTATTGACGGGTCTACTTCTACTGCAATGGGATTTGCTATTAAAAATGAAAATCCTACTTTGCTGATCACAGGAGATTTAAGTTTCTTTTACGATATCAATGGACTTTGGAATCAATATATTCCGCCGTTTGTAAGAATTATGATCTTCAATAATGGTGAAGGAAATATCTTTAAAATCATTCCAGGGCCTGGAAATGCCAACCCGAATACATTAGACGAGTTTATTGCCACAAAACACCGTAAGAATGCTGAATCTCTTGCCAAGCACTTCGGGTTCTCCTATGTAAAAGTAGAGGATGAAATTACGCTTGACAGAGTTCTTGAGAACTTCTTTAAACCTGACGCAAAGCCAAAAATCCTGGAAGTAAATACTCACGGGAAGAATAGCGCAGATGTGCTGAAGTCGTACTTTGAATTTATGAAATAA
- a CDS encoding isopenicillin N synthase family oxygenase yields the protein MDKIPSVDLRDFLSDNPERKQKFVNEIGKAYEEIGFVALKGHFLDDNLVDDLYGEVKNFFEQPVETKQKYEIPGIGGQRGYVGFGKETAKGFKKGDLKEFWHFGQYLSDDSKYKTEYPDNVIVDELPKFNEVGKEAFQMLEKTGQYVLRALALHLGLNEFYFDDKIAEGNSILRPIHYPPITEEPDDAVRAAAHGDINLITLLMGAQGKGLQVQNHNGEWIDAIAEPDELMINVGDMLSRHTNNKLKSTIHRVVNPPREMWSTSRYSIPFFMHPISAMSLNALENCVDENNPKLYEDTTAGEFLHERLIELGLIKK from the coding sequence ATGGATAAAATACCTAGTGTAGACCTGCGTGATTTCCTTTCGGACAACCCGGAACGCAAACAGAAATTTGTAAATGAAATCGGAAAAGCTTATGAAGAAATTGGTTTTGTAGCCTTAAAAGGCCACTTTCTTGATGACAACCTAGTGGATGATTTGTATGGAGAGGTAAAAAACTTTTTTGAACAGCCAGTGGAAACGAAACAGAAGTATGAGATTCCAGGAATTGGTGGCCAGAGAGGTTATGTAGGATTCGGTAAAGAAACTGCAAAAGGTTTCAAAAAAGGAGACTTAAAAGAATTTTGGCATTTTGGGCAATATTTGTCTGATGATTCAAAATACAAAACTGAGTATCCAGACAATGTAATTGTTGATGAACTTCCAAAATTCAACGAAGTAGGTAAAGAGGCATTTCAGATGCTTGAGAAAACAGGACAGTATGTTCTAAGAGCTTTAGCATTACACCTTGGTTTAAATGAATTTTATTTTGATGACAAGATCGCAGAAGGAAATTCTATTTTAAGACCTATTCACTATCCGCCAATTACTGAAGAACCGGATGATGCTGTAAGAGCAGCTGCTCATGGGGATATCAACCTTATTACTCTTTTAATGGGAGCACAGGGTAAAGGTCTTCAGGTTCAAAATCACAACGGAGAATGGATTGATGCTATTGCAGAACCGGATGAACTGATGATCAATGTTGGAGATATGCTTTCAAGACATACCAACAATAAATTGAAATCTACCATCCACAGAGTGGTAAATCCGCCAAGAGAAATGTGGAGTACTTCAAGATATTCAATTCCTTTCTTTATGCATCCTATCAGTGCAATGTCCTTAAATGCACTTGAGAATTGTGTAGACGAAAACAATCCAAAACTATACGAAGATACAACTGCCGGAGAATTCCTGCATGAAAGATTGATCGAACTGGGATTGATTAAAAAATAA
- a CDS encoding PA0069 family radical SAM protein, protein MQNENFIKGQGAQRNVINRFDRYTYEPEDEDFEPVKTSFTEVFPKTIVNQVKSEDLPMEYSMNPYQGCEHGCSYCFARPTHEYWGYSAGIDFERKIMVKKNAPELLEKFFQKRGYKAAPILLSGNTDCYQPAERQFEITRKLLQVCLDYRHPVNILTKNAMVLRDLDILKPMAEQNLVSVSLSIPTINEELRRKMEPRTSSAKNKLKAVEILSENNIPVHVMVAPIIPGLNSDEPLNILKAISDAGALGFGYTLVRLNDTVEPVFVNWIEKHFPDRAQKVLNLIRSMRGGKLGDKRYFERQRGEGNIAEMIHTTFKIGRKKFFDGKEFPKLSTANFTGSRDQQLRMFD, encoded by the coding sequence ATGCAAAACGAAAACTTCATAAAAGGTCAGGGCGCTCAGCGAAACGTTATCAATCGTTTCGACAGATATACCTATGAGCCTGAAGATGAAGATTTCGAACCAGTAAAGACTTCTTTCACTGAAGTTTTTCCCAAAACAATTGTTAATCAGGTAAAGAGCGAAGACCTTCCGATGGAATATTCCATGAATCCTTATCAGGGGTGTGAACATGGCTGCTCCTATTGTTTTGCAAGACCTACCCATGAGTATTGGGGATATAGTGCCGGAATTGATTTTGAAAGAAAGATCATGGTAAAGAAAAATGCTCCCGAATTACTGGAGAAATTTTTTCAAAAAAGAGGCTATAAAGCAGCCCCGATTCTGCTATCCGGAAATACAGACTGCTATCAGCCCGCCGAAAGACAATTTGAAATCACCCGAAAACTCCTGCAGGTTTGTCTTGATTACAGACATCCTGTCAATATTCTGACAAAAAATGCAATGGTGTTAAGAGATCTTGATATCTTAAAACCTATGGCGGAGCAGAATCTGGTTTCAGTTTCTTTAAGTATTCCTACCATCAATGAAGAACTGAGACGAAAGATGGAGCCCAGGACGAGTTCTGCAAAAAATAAATTAAAAGCTGTAGAAATTCTCTCCGAAAACAACATTCCCGTACATGTGATGGTTGCTCCCATCATTCCCGGACTCAACAGTGACGAACCTCTGAATATATTAAAAGCCATTTCCGATGCAGGTGCTTTGGGATTTGGATATACCCTGGTGAGATTAAATGATACAGTTGAACCCGTTTTTGTTAATTGGATAGAAAAACATTTTCCGGACAGAGCGCAGAAAGTCTTAAATCTCATCCGTTCTATGCGGGGCGGGAAGCTCGGAGATAAAAGATATTTTGAAAGACAAAGGGGAGAGGGCAACATCGCTGAAATGATTCACACAACTTTTAAGATCGGTAGAAAGAAATTTTTCGATGGTAAAGAATTTCCAAAGCTTTCGACGGCTAATTTTACCGGATCCCGCGATCAGCAATTGAGAATGTTTGATTGA